In the Staphylococcus condimenti genome, one interval contains:
- a CDS encoding aminotransferase class IV, producing MYLFETMRIDSGRIPRNFYHTKRIAQSADQLGFQFDKKEWETYLDNICRQHTEGLWRLKVMLDKDGTLTHQIINLPVKNQFSTRFECIGAKYPNWQYTNKTSERAHVSHDHETDTVLYYDAKGKILEFDIGNIVVEEAGNWYTPPFENDFLKGCMRQALLDEGKLQLRSYYLEELREKLKSGKAQIFLVNSLREVADIQINL from the coding sequence ATGTATTTATTTGAAACAATGCGTATTGATTCGGGTAGGATTCCAAGAAACTTCTATCATACAAAAAGGATAGCACAGTCAGCTGATCAATTAGGTTTTCAGTTTGACAAAAAAGAATGGGAGACCTATTTGGACAATATATGCCGACAACATACAGAGGGATTATGGAGATTGAAAGTGATGTTGGATAAAGACGGCACGTTGACACATCAAATTATAAATCTGCCTGTTAAAAATCAATTTAGTACACGATTTGAATGTATAGGTGCCAAATATCCCAATTGGCAATATACGAATAAAACATCAGAACGGGCACATGTGTCGCATGATCATGAAACTGATACAGTACTTTATTATGATGCGAAGGGGAAAATTTTAGAGTTTGATATTGGAAACATTGTAGTGGAAGAAGCGGGAAACTGGTATACACCTCCATTTGAAAATGATTTTTTAAAAGGATGTATGCGCCAAGCATTATTAGACGAAGGAAAATTACAATTGCGTTCTTACTACTTAGAAGAATTGAGAGAGAAGTTGAAAAGCGGCAAAGCACAAATTTTTCTTGTAAATAGCTTAAGAGAGGTTGCCGATATTCAGATTAATCTTTAA
- a CDS encoding chorismate-binding protein, translating into MVVKFNFRYYEDEVKFKDYRFNFTSIKTQSIAYSLADAKRVLDFAEEYQAKGNYVALYLPYEAAPAFNSDMKVNFSKETSNIYAAAYVFDSPNKSNELYEKSLNSKPKLNFKFRLPDDMLQAHIQAVQQAIVEGNTYQVNYTTRLYDEIRVPITELYAYLTRNAHGNYTVLLDTAELQVASISPELFFQKGRFKEQENVVLSKPMKGTMSRGHNEAEDHMLYEKLVHSSKDRAENVMIVDLLRNDIARIANPGTVKVYQPFHIESYQTVYQMTSMVAGIIKENTSLVSLFEALFPCGSITGAPKINTMRYIKQLEEIPRHVYCGTIGLLLPDDKAIFNVAIRTIQYINGKAIYGVGAGITIDSDPIAEVEEFKSKTKILE; encoded by the coding sequence TTGGTAGTTAAGTTTAACTTTCGTTATTACGAAGACGAAGTGAAATTTAAAGATTACCGATTTAATTTTACTTCTATAAAAACTCAAAGTATTGCTTATTCATTAGCAGATGCTAAAAGAGTACTCGATTTTGCAGAAGAATATCAGGCAAAAGGAAACTATGTAGCACTCTATTTGCCATATGAAGCAGCACCTGCTTTCAATTCTGATATGAAAGTAAACTTCTCTAAAGAGACGTCAAATATTTATGCGGCCGCCTATGTCTTTGATAGTCCCAATAAATCGAACGAACTGTATGAAAAATCATTGAATTCTAAGCCGAAACTGAATTTCAAATTTCGCTTGCCTGATGATATGCTGCAAGCACATATTCAAGCTGTCCAACAAGCGATTGTAGAAGGTAATACATATCAAGTTAATTATACAACAAGGTTATACGATGAAATCCGGGTTCCTATTACTGAATTATATGCTTATTTAACTCGCAATGCGCACGGGAATTATACAGTATTATTAGATACAGCTGAGTTACAAGTTGCTTCTATATCTCCGGAGCTATTTTTCCAAAAAGGGCGATTTAAAGAACAAGAAAATGTGGTATTGAGTAAACCGATGAAAGGAACAATGTCACGAGGGCATAATGAAGCGGAGGACCATATGCTATATGAAAAATTGGTACATTCTTCAAAAGACCGGGCTGAAAATGTGATGATTGTAGATTTATTAAGAAATGATATTGCACGCATCGCAAATCCAGGAACTGTGAAAGTTTATCAACCGTTTCATATTGAAAGTTATCAAACAGTTTATCAGATGACGAGCATGGTGGCCGGAATAATAAAAGAAAATACATCTTTAGTTTCGTTGTTTGAAGCATTATTTCCGTGCGGTTCTATTACGGGAGCACCAAAAATTAATACAATGCGTTATATTAAGCAATTAGAAGAAATACCGCGTCATGTTTACTGCGGTACAATCGGGTTGTTGCTTCCAGATGATAAAGCAATATTTAATGTTGCAATTAGAACAATTCAATATATCAATGGAAAAGCAATATATGGGGTTGGAGCTGGTATAACAATTGATTCTGATCCTATAGCTGAAGTAGAAGAGTTTAAATCAAAAACGAAGATATTGGAGTAA
- a CDS encoding anthranilate synthase component II — protein sequence MIIMIDNKDSFTYNIVDYLTVESETEIKVLDSKELSLSQLKALQPSALVISPGPGRPSDYPILHQILEEYEKKVPILGVCLGFQFLIEYYGGNIVPNSRPVHGHTTRITNTGEGIFEGLPTSFEVMRYHSLMADAKRVPPVLKVTATNDENIIMSIQHKQYPIYGVQYHPESILSEYGHEQFHLFLQKVGETVGS from the coding sequence ATGATTATTATGATAGATAACAAAGATTCATTTACATATAATATAGTAGATTATTTGACTGTTGAAAGTGAGACGGAAATTAAAGTACTGGATAGTAAAGAACTGTCATTGTCTCAATTAAAAGCATTACAACCTTCAGCCTTAGTTATCTCTCCAGGACCAGGTCGTCCAAGTGACTATCCGATTTTGCATCAAATTCTCGAAGAATATGAAAAGAAAGTTCCGATATTAGGCGTTTGTCTAGGTTTCCAATTTTTAATTGAATATTATGGAGGGAATATAGTACCGAATTCTCGTCCAGTACATGGGCACACAACGCGTATTACAAACACAGGTGAAGGTATTTTTGAAGGGTTACCGACATCTTTTGAAGTAATGCGTTACCATTCATTAATGGCAGATGCCAAAAGGGTGCCGCCTGTTTTAAAAGTCACAGCAACCAATGATGAAAATATTATTATGAGTATTCAACACAAACAATATCCGATATATGGGGTTCAATATCATCCAGAATCTATCTTGAGCGAATATGGACATGAACAATTTCATTTATTTTTACAGAAAGTGGGTGAAACAGTTGGTAGTTAA
- the queC gene encoding 7-cyano-7-deazaguanine synthase QueC yields the protein MASHTLDDNKALVVFSGGQDSTTCLFYAKEKFEEVELVTFQYGQRHDTEIEVAKKIADEQGLKHHILDMSLLSQLTPNALTQHNLEIGQTDDGVPNTFVPARNLLFLSFAGALAYQIKARHIITGVCETDFSGYPDCRDDFVKSMNVTLNLSMDKNFVIHTPLMWLDKKETWALSDQLGVLDYVRNQTLTCYNGIIADGCGECPACKLRARGLNAYLEEKGVK from the coding sequence ATGGCATCTCATACACTTGATGATAATAAAGCACTGGTTGTTTTCAGCGGCGGTCAAGATAGTACAACATGTCTTTTTTACGCAAAAGAAAAATTTGAAGAAGTTGAACTCGTTACATTCCAATATGGACAACGACATGATACGGAAATAGAAGTCGCAAAAAAAATTGCAGACGAACAAGGATTAAAGCATCATATCCTCGACATGTCTCTTTTATCACAACTCACTCCCAACGCACTTACCCAACACAATCTAGAAATCGGACAAACTGACGATGGTGTTCCCAATACATTTGTACCAGCTAGAAATTTATTATTTTTATCATTTGCCGGAGCATTGGCGTATCAAATCAAAGCGCGTCATATTATCACTGGTGTATGCGAAACTGACTTTTCAGGATATCCAGATTGTCGTGATGATTTCGTTAAATCAATGAATGTGACGTTGAATTTATCTATGGACAAAAATTTTGTCATTCATACACCATTAATGTGGCTGGATAAAAAAGAAACTTGGGCTTTGAGCGATCAACTCGGTGTATTAGATTATGTTCGTAACCAAACATTAACTTGTTACAACGGAATTATTGCAGATGGCTGTGGTGAATGCCCTGCCTGTAAATTACGTGCACGTGGTTTAAATGCCTATTTAGAAGAAAAAGGAGTGAAGTAG
- the queD gene encoding 6-carboxytetrahydropterin synthase QueD codes for MLQQIYPSVSHPYAFELNKDFHFAAAHYIPCEDAGKCVRTHGHTYFVNLTIVGDDLDHSGFLINFAYLKKQIHEQFDHYLLNDLPQFKDEIPSTEIVAQTIYKMTEEILDKQPNHPKCAQVYLRETPSSYVVYKGKEFRNG; via the coding sequence ATGTTACAGCAAATTTACCCCAGTGTTTCTCATCCTTATGCGTTCGAATTAAATAAAGATTTTCATTTTGCAGCTGCACACTATATTCCTTGCGAAGATGCAGGGAAATGTGTGCGAACACATGGCCATACTTATTTTGTGAATTTAACAATCGTCGGTGACGACTTAGATCATAGTGGTTTCTTAATTAATTTTGCTTACTTAAAAAAACAAATTCATGAACAATTTGATCATTATCTATTAAATGATTTACCTCAATTCAAAGATGAAATCCCTTCAACTGAAATTGTTGCACAAACTATTTATAAAATGACGGAAGAAATATTAGATAAACAACCTAATCATCCAAAATGTGCACAAGTGTATCTTCGTGAAACACCTTCCAGTTATGTTGTTTATAAAGGTAAGGAGTTTCGTAATGGCTAA
- the queE gene encoding 7-carboxy-7-deazaguanine synthase QueE yields MAKIPVLEIFGPTIQGEGRVIGRKTMFVRTAGCDYHCSWCDSKFTWDGSAKDQIEMMTAEEIFHQLKEVGGDYFNHVTISGGNPALIKGIQELVDLFEEKNIETALETQGSRYQPWMRQINDLTISPKPPSSGMKPNLEILDDVIAQCVPESLNLKVVIFEDEDFNFAKEIHHRYPDIPFYLQVGNPYLEDKVEKHTERLLERYENLVETVMHSSEMNKVYVLPQLHTLLWSNQKGV; encoded by the coding sequence ATGGCTAAAATACCAGTATTAGAAATTTTTGGTCCTACAATCCAAGGTGAAGGCAGAGTAATCGGACGCAAAACAATGTTTGTAAGAACTGCAGGATGTGATTACCATTGTAGTTGGTGCGATTCTAAATTCACTTGGGACGGCAGTGCAAAAGACCAAATTGAAATGATGACAGCCGAAGAAATTTTTCACCAACTCAAAGAAGTTGGTGGCGATTACTTTAACCATGTCACTATTTCAGGCGGTAATCCAGCTTTAATCAAAGGGATTCAAGAATTGGTTGATCTTTTTGAAGAAAAAAACATTGAAACTGCTCTAGAAACACAAGGTAGTCGTTATCAACCATGGATGCGTCAAATCAATGATTTAACAATAAGTCCTAAACCGCCTAGTTCAGGTATGAAGCCTAATTTAGAAATATTAGATGATGTCATTGCGCAATGTGTGCCTGAATCCTTGAATTTAAAAGTAGTCATATTCGAAGATGAAGACTTTAACTTTGCAAAAGAAATCCATCATCGCTACCCTGACATTCCGTTCTATCTTCAAGTCGGCAATCCTTATTTAGAGGATAAAGTCGAAAAACACACTGAGCGGTTATTAGAACGTTATGAAAATTTAGTAGAAACAGTAATGCACAGTAGCGAAATGAATAAGGTTTACGTGCTTCCTCAATTGCACACACTCTTATGGAGTAATCAAAAAGGTGTTTAA
- a CDS encoding GlsB/YeaQ/YmgE family stress response membrane protein gives MGFIVMLIVGGLIGWLAGAILGKDIPGGIIGNIIAGIVGAWLGSAIFGHWGPSFGGISIFPALIGTIILVAIVSFIFGAMRKRK, from the coding sequence ATGGGATTTATAGTGATGCTAATTGTCGGTGGCTTAATCGGTTGGTTAGCCGGCGCAATTTTAGGTAAAGATATTCCAGGTGGAATCATCGGTAATATTATTGCAGGTATCGTAGGTGCTTGGTTAGGTTCAGCTATTTTCGGACATTGGGGCCCTAGCTTCGGCGGAATCTCAATCTTCCCTGCATTAATCGGTACGATTATTTTAGTCGCTATTGTATCATTCATTTTCGGTGCAATGCGTAAACGTAAATAG